The stretch of DNA GTCGGGATTGTGCACCGTGGAGGCGCCGTCAGTCTTGGGTCGCTCCGAGCTAGAAATCCGGCCGTCGTCGATGCGTATGATCCGGTCGGCGTATTTCAAAGTACGGTGGTCGTGGGTCACGGCAAGCACCGCGCGATTGGTGTCCTGGGCGACCTGAGCGAGCAATTCCATAACGGCCTCGCCGTTCTTGGCATCGAGTGCGGCGGTCGGCTCGTCTGCGAGGATCACCGACGGCGCGCCGGCCAGAGAACGTGCGATCGCAACGCGCTGCTTTTCGCCGCCCGACATCTTGGAAGGGGCTGCGTCGATACGATGGCCGAGCCCAACCTGATGCAGGGCCTCCTCTGCGAGGTCGTAGGCTTCGGGCCCGCGAATGTCACGCAGATCGAGCGCCAGCATCACGTTTTCAACC from Hyphomicrobiaceae bacterium encodes:
- a CDS encoding ABC transporter ATP-binding protein, whose product is MVEARGIVKVLGEAPNQVKVLKGVDLDLQAGELTLMMGPSGSGKTTLLSILGCILSPTDGDLTIAGHSTTGMSKEDLADLRRRHVGFVFQGYNLVPTLTAVENVMLALDLRDIRGPEAYDLAEEALHQVGLGHRIDAAPSKMSGGEKQRVAIARSLAGAPSVILADEPTAALDAKNGEAVMELLAQVAQDTNRAVLAVTHDHRTLKYADRIIRIDDGRISSSERPKTDGASTVHNPDAH